A single window of Nocardia sp. NBC_01327 DNA harbors:
- a CDS encoding phage tail protein encodes MATPAMIQLTGVDNSVWTLAGPGQAQQGVELGTNPSGIYDAPVTTIWNQSAFQIGSTFAGYKIPKRDVVFGVNIFELPGMSWQSVDSAWRRAWAYDQDSTLTITTETGTRSLLLRMSQQPSMSSVHDPHLKLWAQVTMTCTAGIPWWVEQDSTQNWVAPIDTTGGAITSGTILIENPTDQAMYLKWVCSAPAQWTLPDFSWGNNFYGRASTDANRVITLPRTSAGQDLTVDTDPMAEMIVAADGSLMWALMGGVSFEYAVPPYTKSTAVPVSVTYAPAGASVMCVQPRNWSRPWGGQ; translated from the coding sequence TTGGCGACGCCCGCAATGATCCAGCTGACCGGCGTCGACAACTCCGTGTGGACGCTGGCCGGTCCCGGGCAAGCTCAGCAGGGTGTGGAGTTGGGGACCAACCCCAGCGGGATCTACGACGCACCGGTCACCACGATCTGGAACCAGTCCGCGTTCCAGATCGGCAGTACTTTCGCCGGGTACAAGATCCCCAAACGCGACGTCGTGTTCGGGGTCAACATCTTCGAACTGCCCGGAATGTCCTGGCAGTCGGTGGATTCGGCGTGGCGCAGGGCGTGGGCGTACGACCAGGACTCGACGCTCACGATCACCACCGAGACCGGCACCCGGTCCCTGCTGCTGCGGATGTCGCAGCAACCATCCATGTCCTCGGTCCATGATCCGCACCTGAAGCTCTGGGCGCAGGTCACCATGACCTGCACCGCAGGTATTCCCTGGTGGGTCGAGCAGGACTCCACTCAGAACTGGGTGGCGCCGATCGACACGACCGGCGGGGCTATCACGTCCGGGACGATCCTCATCGAGAACCCCACCGATCAGGCCATGTACCTCAAGTGGGTGTGCTCGGCGCCGGCGCAGTGGACGTTGCCCGACTTCTCCTGGGGCAACAACTTTTACGGGCGCGCGAGCACCGACGCGAACCGGGTGATCACTCTCCCGCGTACCAGTGCCGGTCAAGACCTGACGGTGGACACGGACCCGATGGCGGAGATGATCGTCGCCGCTGACGGGTCACTGATGTGGGCGCTTATGGGCGGTGTCAGCTTCGAATACGCTGTCCCGCCCTATACCAAGTCCACCGCTGTCCCGGTATCGGTGACCTACGCCCCCGCGGGCGCATCGGTGATGTGCGTGCAACCGCGCAACTGGTCGCGTCCGTGGGGTGGGCAATGA
- a CDS encoding Ig-like domain-containing protein, whose amino-acid sequence MTATTLTALKAAKTSLLLKPLDAAVFLAPWYTAAPTAFTDSSSALQPLPAPFQSVGFIDKKTGIAFARNITDDPIESYGELEPTRDDVTSDITTIEFEPQETRLATLQLTNNANLSAALANGASGEFFFAQPLYPQIQYYSCIIIGKDGNDAAPIYVYKVMPKVAVTKYGGEQWTPTTTLSQKLTLTCFKDDSAGYAVAHGFAGLGWKNLLVSTGIGYTVTSITVTPATASLVHSPAGTQQLAVTDQLGGTLTTGVTYVSGTPGNATVSGSGLVTAVAAGSTVVTATFTPAGGSPVTSTCTVTVT is encoded by the coding sequence TGAAGGCCGCCAAGACGAGCCTGCTGCTCAAGCCCCTCGACGCCGCAGTGTTCCTGGCCCCCTGGTACACGGCAGCACCCACGGCGTTCACCGACTCGAGTTCCGCACTGCAGCCGCTACCGGCGCCTTTCCAGTCCGTGGGGTTCATCGACAAGAAGACCGGTATCGCGTTCGCCCGCAATATCACCGACGACCCGATCGAGTCCTACGGTGAGCTGGAACCGACCCGCGACGATGTGACCAGCGATATCACCACGATCGAGTTCGAACCGCAGGAAACCCGGCTCGCGACCCTGCAGCTGACCAACAACGCCAATCTGTCTGCGGCACTGGCCAACGGCGCGTCCGGTGAGTTCTTCTTCGCTCAGCCGCTGTACCCGCAGATCCAGTACTACTCGTGCATCATCATCGGCAAGGACGGCAACGACGCCGCCCCGATCTACGTGTACAAGGTGATGCCGAAGGTCGCGGTCACCAAATACGGTGGCGAGCAGTGGACCCCGACCACCACACTGAGCCAGAAGCTCACCCTGACCTGCTTCAAGGACGACAGCGCCGGATATGCCGTAGCGCACGGATTCGCGGGGCTGGGCTGGAAGAACCTGCTCGTGTCGACCGGTATCGGGTACACGGTCACCTCGATCACCGTCACCCCGGCCACCGCGAGCCTGGTGCATTCACCGGCCGGCACCCAGCAGCTGGCCGTGACCGATCAGCTCGGTGGCACGCTCACCACCGGTGTCACCTACGTCTCCGGGACTCCCGGAAACGCCACCGTGAGCGGGTCGGGTCTGGTCACCGCCGTCGCGGCCGGTTCGACCGTTGTCACCGCGACGTTCACCCCCGCCGGTGGTTCGCCGGTCACCTCGACCTGCACGGTCACCGTCACCTAG
- a CDS encoding transglycosylase SLT domain-containing protein has product MAESDSYSAGTAYLAIEAALAEGFEADLAAKLALIKPLPISITADLEQFAKDLDKGWSDLGHTLKVQVEPIMSGKPFGEGLAPVPIEAELKTDKADAQLREFFSVVPIYEIPVVLNTAAADGQLEDLRRRAAEPITMNVNPAGQRGGQGQGFAPGMAAMHQSQADAARRVLNAAAQQEPEVASQQLLAGAARNAPDAAQQLLLNGSHQNRAAGSPYGEDTKAAALELMRQAYAQGMSQAAASRSAASGFENGPAAATVAAWARDAGLTRPPRGSTADTGSDDRSASKPDVVQKDLLARLARMQDDVERRIPLTAEGEQVRRSIRQAGSGIAGIVGSPLPEDPAAAAEHRRAAAESVGNFRSDAEKDLRSVGVDKNANGLNGLTAFFKALGSDVSFGSLLGAAPNLGGHSSWTSMLRGSGGGAGGAEAGAAGAAEGAATGLDALSAAAGPIGVVLVGFGEGLKTALGAAVEFSMKVSEVALKIGGIAFAGGLLADAGAAGLTGMFGAHNVGGALQAQDAVHEWQIDPNAQRAQQSSVISAQQGQVSAGEGVEHSQWGVEDALFGAKAAQEQLTMAQESAVLAQRSLNDAYRESARNVRDMNTALQDAKLNQEGAALAVAEARTSLLQTELSPDSTAIDRQRALWNVDYTKQRYAESKNKTSDASVDASIANQRGVNDSTPVLQATQGVQQASLGVEQAVHAQVDAGHQITAASEQIAAAAVQVQLAGLAMAQALNPTPIDDYNVALSKLSPNAQDFVKTLGAMAPDMRDLQRAVQDQLFENLGASIKKFSDDQGIAIAEATTGIAHALNTGLRDALSGVDQLFTQMQRDGTWDAFLKGVEDFAKGIAPVIVSVVDLFMTLGAKTSPIVGPLMTQLSTSITKIAGPLGDLAKSFGQALVDILPSLTDDFIAFAKTVTDSNMMDSLSQVFQELSHIFVELAPDIGPLVSALADDFMAFMKGFDKGGGTGTIKTLADGFIDLFKAVGPLMEPLGHLMATVLPLLIGYVIELIPWIEKMVPKFENWWHTAQPLVEQIGKLIDHLPGLIKASGDVLGPIAAIAGAFMDVWTAIDKVVTKFDDFVRKLTGSKKGDLTDSILHGITGMLGLNVITDLGHATGGPISGPGTGTSDSIPAMLSDGEYVINAKAAANHRPLLDSINYGAQGFAGGGAVSALSSLRNVAFIPRQLAGNPKSVIAKVASKGIRKFATGGPVKAQTWGINHPNIPYVWGYSGVDGADCSGYVGLLQQVATGIANPTKRIGVTGDVVAGTWPQLIAGASKTDPFVIGANATHMAASILGTNFEERQPGEDARIGTRATSPFDPQFTVVAHVNPQAFNPAYVADATDTTGNGGSAPDPDVAALGSTTDQTAGESALTGYKPSTWSDWAGDNTTKGIESLAQFGTLFPPLTGDAPKGPMDAFKTQLTQATSDAPADQQDWLKKFLVGLTDSGTGTGTGTGTAAPADQTPATGTGAGDGTAAAAITPPNTTAAPPSKGTDQLASEGASGGLLGAAYHALGGFSKAAGKFVSGQVSSALNVVGGSSLDNVPGWVKGAYAYNTLLISQQSLQQQTDLKNAQAALARSTQSNTPDTTTTDSAAPAPDATTSTTGGGGNSGATTAPAPNRDAHQQSSPNNDPALNHDAHSSGAWSVDPSVFSAVKGAAALYGWSTGAQWAALYQLIGNESSWNPDASAEPASDAFGLYQFLSTTWADVGGYKSSDPKVQAVYGDKYIQQRYGDPVKALAAWNSRSPHWYASGGDVSGDGSSIGDMIPAMLSNGEFVVNANAADRHRSLLHAINTDAAGSQALQLRQVIPSKGLVGAGVSRGGPDNSTTINVHAADVEQGFQRAQLYQQQRAATYTSRWR; this is encoded by the coding sequence ATGGCCGAATCCGACAGCTACTCAGCGGGCACTGCCTATTTGGCCATTGAGGCAGCGCTGGCTGAGGGGTTCGAGGCAGACCTTGCCGCCAAGCTCGCGTTGATCAAACCGCTCCCGATCTCGATCACCGCAGATCTCGAGCAGTTCGCGAAGGACCTCGACAAGGGCTGGTCGGACCTCGGTCACACCTTGAAGGTGCAGGTCGAGCCGATCATGTCCGGCAAGCCCTTCGGTGAAGGCCTGGCCCCGGTCCCGATCGAGGCCGAGCTGAAAACCGACAAGGCTGACGCACAGCTGCGTGAGTTCTTCTCGGTGGTCCCGATCTACGAGATCCCGGTGGTGCTCAACACCGCCGCCGCCGACGGGCAACTCGAGGACCTGCGCCGGCGTGCCGCGGAACCGATCACCATGAACGTCAACCCCGCCGGGCAGCGTGGTGGCCAGGGGCAGGGGTTCGCGCCGGGCATGGCGGCGATGCATCAGTCGCAAGCCGACGCGGCACGCCGTGTGCTGAACGCGGCAGCGCAGCAGGAACCGGAAGTCGCGTCCCAGCAGCTGCTGGCCGGCGCCGCGAGGAACGCCCCCGACGCAGCGCAACAACTGCTGCTCAACGGCTCGCACCAGAACCGCGCCGCAGGGTCTCCGTACGGTGAGGACACCAAAGCGGCCGCGCTGGAATTGATGCGGCAGGCCTACGCGCAAGGAATGTCGCAGGCGGCGGCGAGCCGGTCGGCCGCAAGCGGGTTCGAGAACGGGCCTGCGGCGGCCACGGTCGCGGCGTGGGCGCGTGATGCGGGGCTGACACGCCCCCCGCGCGGAAGCACCGCCGACACCGGCAGCGATGATCGCTCCGCATCCAAACCTGATGTGGTTCAAAAGGATCTGCTTGCTCGGCTTGCGCGCATGCAGGACGATGTCGAGCGCCGGATTCCGCTCACCGCTGAGGGTGAGCAGGTGCGGCGCAGCATCCGCCAGGCTGGTTCCGGGATCGCCGGCATTGTCGGGTCCCCGCTGCCTGAGGATCCGGCGGCCGCCGCGGAGCATCGGCGTGCGGCCGCGGAGTCGGTCGGCAATTTCCGCAGCGATGCGGAGAAGGATCTGCGGTCGGTCGGGGTCGACAAAAACGCTAACGGTCTCAACGGTCTCACCGCCTTCTTCAAGGCGCTGGGCAGTGATGTCAGCTTCGGGAGCTTGCTCGGGGCGGCCCCGAACCTTGGCGGGCACTCCTCGTGGACCTCGATGTTGCGCGGCTCGGGCGGCGGTGCGGGAGGCGCGGAGGCCGGTGCCGCCGGTGCCGCGGAAGGCGCGGCCACTGGTCTCGATGCGCTGAGCGCGGCCGCCGGTCCCATCGGTGTCGTGCTCGTCGGATTCGGGGAGGGTCTGAAGACTGCGCTCGGCGCGGCGGTCGAGTTCTCGATGAAGGTCTCCGAGGTCGCGCTGAAGATCGGCGGAATCGCCTTCGCCGGTGGGTTGCTCGCCGATGCGGGTGCGGCCGGTCTGACCGGGATGTTCGGTGCGCACAACGTCGGGGGCGCACTGCAGGCCCAGGACGCGGTGCACGAGTGGCAGATCGACCCGAATGCGCAACGCGCACAGCAGTCTTCGGTGATCTCCGCCCAGCAAGGGCAGGTCTCTGCCGGTGAGGGTGTCGAGCACTCCCAGTGGGGTGTGGAGGATGCCCTGTTCGGTGCGAAGGCGGCGCAGGAGCAGTTGACGATGGCGCAGGAGTCCGCTGTCCTGGCGCAGCGCAGCCTCAACGACGCCTACCGGGAATCCGCCCGGAACGTCCGCGACATGAACACCGCCCTGCAAGACGCGAAGCTCAATCAGGAGGGCGCGGCGCTGGCGGTGGCCGAGGCGCGCACCAGCTTGTTGCAAACGGAGCTCTCACCTGATTCGACAGCGATCGACCGTCAGCGCGCGCTGTGGAATGTCGACTACACCAAGCAGCGCTATGCGGAGTCGAAGAACAAAACCTCCGACGCGTCGGTGGATGCGTCGATTGCCAATCAGCGTGGTGTGAACGATTCCACCCCGGTGCTGCAGGCCACGCAAGGTGTGCAGCAGGCCAGCCTCGGGGTGGAGCAGGCCGTACACGCGCAGGTCGATGCCGGTCACCAGATCACCGCGGCCTCCGAGCAGATCGCCGCCGCCGCGGTGCAGGTGCAGTTGGCGGGGTTGGCGATGGCGCAAGCGCTGAATCCGACACCGATCGACGACTACAACGTGGCGCTGTCGAAGCTGTCGCCTAACGCCCAAGACTTCGTCAAAACCCTCGGTGCTATGGCACCGGATATGCGGGATTTGCAGCGGGCCGTCCAGGATCAGCTGTTCGAGAATCTCGGGGCGTCGATAAAGAAGTTCTCCGACGATCAAGGCATCGCGATCGCCGAAGCGACCACCGGTATCGCCCATGCCCTCAACACCGGATTGCGGGACGCGCTCAGTGGTGTGGACCAATTGTTCACCCAAATGCAAAGGGACGGCACCTGGGATGCGTTCCTCAAAGGCGTCGAGGATTTCGCGAAGGGTATCGCCCCCGTCATCGTGAGCGTCGTCGACCTGTTCATGACGCTCGGTGCGAAAACGTCACCCATTGTCGGGCCGTTGATGACGCAGCTCAGTACGAGTATCACCAAGATCGCTGGTCCGCTCGGTGATCTGGCGAAGTCCTTCGGTCAGGCCCTCGTCGATATTCTGCCGTCGCTGACCGACGATTTCATTGCGTTCGCGAAAACGGTCACCGACTCGAACATGATGGATTCACTGTCGCAGGTTTTCCAGGAGCTGTCTCACATTTTCGTCGAGTTGGCTCCCGATATCGGTCCGCTGGTGAGTGCACTCGCCGACGATTTCATGGCATTCATGAAGGGATTCGACAAGGGCGGCGGCACCGGCACCATCAAAACATTGGCTGACGGTTTCATCGATCTGTTCAAGGCTGTCGGGCCGCTTATGGAACCGCTGGGCCATTTGATGGCCACTGTGCTGCCACTGCTGATCGGGTACGTGATCGAGCTGATCCCGTGGATCGAAAAAATGGTGCCCAAGTTCGAGAACTGGTGGCACACAGCGCAACCGCTCGTCGAGCAGATCGGCAAGCTGATCGACCACCTCCCCGGCCTGATCAAGGCCAGTGGAGACGTGCTCGGCCCCATCGCCGCCATCGCGGGCGCATTCATGGACGTGTGGACCGCGATCGACAAGGTCGTCACCAAGTTCGACGATTTCGTGCGGAAGCTGACCGGGTCGAAGAAGGGCGACCTGACCGACAGCATCCTGCACGGGATCACCGGCATGCTCGGTCTCAACGTCATCACCGATCTCGGCCACGCTACCGGCGGCCCGATCAGCGGGCCGGGAACCGGCACCTCCGACAGCATCCCGGCGATGCTCTCGGACGGCGAGTACGTGATCAACGCCAAGGCGGCCGCCAACCACCGCCCACTGCTGGACTCCATCAACTACGGGGCTCAGGGTTTCGCCGGCGGCGGCGCGGTCTCGGCGTTGAGCAGCCTGCGCAATGTGGCGTTCATACCGCGCCAGCTCGCCGGAAACCCGAAGAGCGTCATCGCGAAGGTCGCCTCGAAAGGCATCCGTAAGTTCGCGACCGGCGGCCCGGTCAAGGCACAAACCTGGGGCATCAACCACCCGAACATCCCGTACGTGTGGGGTTACAGCGGTGTGGACGGGGCGGACTGCTCCGGGTATGTGGGATTGCTGCAGCAGGTCGCGACCGGTATCGCGAACCCCACCAAACGTATCGGTGTCACCGGTGATGTGGTGGCCGGGACGTGGCCGCAGCTCATCGCGGGCGCCTCCAAAACTGATCCGTTCGTCATCGGCGCGAATGCCACCCATATGGCGGCCTCGATCCTCGGCACCAATTTCGAGGAGCGCCAGCCCGGTGAGGACGCACGGATCGGCACCCGCGCCACGTCTCCGTTCGATCCGCAGTTCACGGTGGTGGCGCATGTGAATCCGCAGGCGTTCAACCCGGCCTACGTCGCCGACGCCACCGACACGACAGGCAACGGTGGTTCGGCCCCCGACCCGGACGTGGCCGCCCTGGGCAGCACGACAGACCAAACGGCGGGGGAGTCGGCCCTGACCGGGTACAAGCCCAGCACCTGGTCGGATTGGGCGGGAGACAACACCACCAAGGGCATCGAGAGTCTGGCCCAGTTCGGGACGTTGTTCCCGCCACTGACCGGCGACGCCCCCAAGGGTCCGATGGACGCATTCAAAACCCAGCTGACGCAGGCGACATCGGATGCCCCTGCCGATCAACAAGATTGGCTCAAGAAGTTCCTGGTCGGATTGACCGACTCCGGAACAGGAACAGGAACAGGAACGGGGACAGCAGCACCAGCGGATCAGACGCCCGCGACCGGAACCGGCGCGGGCGACGGGACCGCCGCCGCGGCGATCACCCCGCCGAACACGACGGCCGCACCGCCGTCGAAGGGCACCGACCAGCTCGCGTCGGAAGGCGCGTCCGGTGGACTTCTCGGGGCCGCGTACCACGCGCTCGGGGGGTTTTCCAAAGCCGCGGGCAAGTTCGTCTCCGGTCAGGTATCGAGTGCGCTCAACGTGGTCGGTGGCAGCAGTCTCGACAATGTCCCGGGGTGGGTCAAGGGCGCCTACGCCTACAACACACTCCTGATCAGCCAGCAATCGCTGCAGCAGCAAACCGATCTGAAAAACGCCCAAGCCGCGCTCGCCCGGAGTACGCAGTCGAACACCCCCGACACCACGACGACCGACAGTGCTGCTCCCGCACCGGATGCCACCACCAGCACTACCGGTGGTGGTGGGAACTCCGGTGCCACTACGGCTCCGGCACCCAATCGCGACGCGCACCAGCAATCCTCGCCGAACAACGATCCGGCGTTGAACCACGACGCCCACAGCAGCGGGGCGTGGTCGGTCGACCCGTCGGTCTTCTCCGCGGTCAAGGGCGCGGCAGCCTTGTACGGGTGGTCCACCGGGGCGCAATGGGCGGCGCTGTATCAGCTGATCGGGAACGAATCCTCCTGGAATCCGGACGCATCCGCCGAACCGGCGTCGGATGCGTTCGGGCTGTATCAGTTCCTGTCCACGACCTGGGCTGATGTCGGCGGGTACAAGTCGTCCGATCCGAAGGTGCAGGCGGTGTACGGCGACAAGTACATCCAGCAGCGGTACGGGGATCCGGTGAAGGCATTGGCGGCCTGGAATTCGAGGTCACCGCACTGGTACGCCTCCGGCGGAGACGTATCCGGAGACGGGTCCAGCATCGGCGACATGATCCCGGCGATGCTCTCCAACGGGGAGTTCGTGGTCAACGCCAATGCCGCGGACCGGCATCGGTCGCTGCTGCATGCGATCAATACCGATGCCGCCGGGTCGCAGGCTTTGCAGCTGCGGCAGGTGATCCCCTCCAAAGGCTTGGTCGGGGCAGGGGTTTCGCGCGGCGGCCCGGACAACAGCACCACGATCAACGTCCACGCCGCCGATGTCGAGCAGGGATTCCAGCGCGCCCAGCTGTATCAGCAGCAGCGCGCCGCTACCTACACCAGCCGCTGGCGGTAA